A single region of the Anaerostipes rhamnosivorans genome encodes:
- a CDS encoding response regulator transcription factor, producing the protein MQNIFVIEDDRELNEGICYALEKEGYNTIKAYSLKEARDLYLKEKVDLALLDVNLPDGEGFSFCRWIKGQCDIPVLFLTARDLEEDALMGYELGAEDYITKPFSMKILKQKIKVVLKRVKQGGQELFDDGFLRIDFSAARVWVSGNECMVTPTEFRLLKQFVQNRGQLLTYTILLERIWDTGANFVDKHALAVNINRLRKKIEDQEHQYISNIYGMGYQWMK; encoded by the coding sequence ATGCAGAACATATTTGTGATAGAAGATGACAGAGAACTAAATGAGGGGATCTGCTATGCTTTGGAAAAAGAGGGATACAATACAATAAAGGCTTATTCTCTAAAGGAAGCCAGAGATTTGTATTTAAAAGAAAAAGTGGATTTAGCGCTATTGGATGTCAACCTTCCGGATGGGGAAGGATTTTCTTTCTGCAGGTGGATCAAAGGCCAGTGTGACATTCCGGTATTGTTTTTGACAGCAAGGGACTTGGAAGAGGATGCGTTGATGGGGTATGAGCTGGGTGCTGAGGATTATATCACAAAACCGTTTTCCATGAAAATACTGAAGCAGAAGATCAAAGTGGTGTTAAAAAGGGTAAAGCAGGGCGGACAGGAGTTGTTTGACGACGGATTTTTAAGGATTGACTTTTCTGCAGCAAGGGTATGGGTCTCAGGAAATGAATGCATGGTTACACCCACAGAGTTCCGTCTGCTAAAACAGTTCGTCCAAAACAGGGGCCAGCTGCTTACCTACACCATACTTCTAGAGCGCATCTGGGATACAGGAGCAAATTTTGTGGACAAGCACGCTCTGGCCGTCAATATAAACCGGCTGAGAAAGAAGATTGAAGACCAGGAGCATCAGTACATATCAAATATTTACGGGATGGGATATCAATGGATGAAATGA
- a CDS encoding sensor histidine kinase, with the protein MDEMTVLAAALVLICIYLGFSRRRMKKEIYGFTSRLERCLDAIALGKEMEETLEEGDTLWGKVYERLKRLDQIWHKKNAENLKEKKKIKELISDISHQTKTPIANIKLYVELLQEEGNQQEAARFLKKISAQTEKLDFLLKSMVKMSRLETGVIEIHCKRQPLLKTLGRAVSSIVPKAEQKQIRLSMDCDSRITVLHDSKWTEEALFNILDNAVKYTGRGGSIQISVTVQEIFTKISIKDTGKGIVLERQAEIFTRFYREPEVSDQEGIGVGLFLARNIMTLQNGYIEVRSEPGAGADFRLYLPNR; encoded by the coding sequence ATGGATGAAATGACGGTTTTGGCAGCAGCTCTGGTCCTGATCTGTATTTATCTGGGCTTTAGCAGGCGGCGTATGAAAAAAGAGATCTATGGCTTTACCAGCCGCCTGGAGCGGTGCCTCGATGCCATAGCTTTGGGAAAAGAAATGGAAGAAACCCTGGAGGAAGGAGATACCCTGTGGGGAAAGGTATATGAGAGGCTTAAACGGCTGGACCAGATCTGGCATAAAAAGAATGCAGAAAATCTGAAGGAAAAGAAAAAGATCAAAGAGCTGATCTCGGATATTTCTCATCAGACAAAGACACCCATTGCAAATATTAAATTATACGTGGAGCTTCTCCAGGAGGAGGGAAATCAGCAGGAAGCAGCCCGGTTTCTGAAAAAGATCAGCGCACAGACAGAAAAACTGGATTTCCTGCTTAAGAGTATGGTAAAAATGTCACGGCTGGAGACTGGTGTGATCGAGATCCATTGTAAAAGACAGCCTCTTTTAAAGACCCTCGGCAGAGCTGTATCATCCATTGTGCCGAAGGCGGAACAAAAACAGATTCGGCTGTCCATGGACTGCGACAGCCGAATTACAGTCCTGCATGACAGCAAGTGGACAGAGGAAGCATTGTTTAATATTCTGGACAATGCAGTAAAGTACACTGGGCGTGGAGGGAGCATCCAGATCTCAGTGACTGTCCAGGAAATCTTTACAAAAATCAGTATAAAGGATACAGGAAAGGGCATCGTCCTGGAGCGGCAGGCGGAAATTTTTACAAGGTTCTACCGGGAACCGGAGGTGTCCGATCAGGAGGGCATCGGCGTAGGGCTTTTTCTGGCAAGAAATATCATGACACTTCAGAACGGCTATATTGAGGTCCGGTCTGAACCGGGAGCGGGGGCTGATTTCAGGCTGTATCTACCCAACAGATGA
- a CDS encoding ABC transporter ATP-binding protein produces the protein METEIVNTQALKKYYKLGNNTVKALDGVDFKVKEREFIAIIGKSGSGKSTLLHMIGGLDSPTAGKVFVGGRDLGEMDREQLAIFRRRNIGFVFQNYNLVPDLNVYENITLPVELDGTPVDREFVDEILRLLNLEEKREAMPNTLSGGQQQRVAIARAIASKPAIILADEPTGNLDTASGHDVLGLLRSVARQFQQTVVLITHDQDIAQLSDRIVHIEDGRIVRGSGNYAGK, from the coding sequence ATGGAAACAGAAATTGTAAACACACAGGCATTAAAAAAATATTACAAACTGGGAAACAACACGGTAAAGGCGCTGGACGGAGTGGATTTTAAGGTAAAAGAGCGTGAATTTATCGCAATCATCGGAAAGTCTGGAAGCGGAAAAAGTACACTTCTTCATATGATCGGAGGCCTGGATTCTCCAACAGCAGGGAAAGTATTCGTAGGTGGCAGAGATCTGGGAGAGATGGACAGAGAACAGCTTGCCATCTTCCGAAGAAGAAATATCGGCTTTGTATTCCAGAATTACAACCTAGTGCCGGATCTGAACGTCTATGAAAACATTACACTGCCCGTGGAACTAGACGGCACCCCGGTGGACCGGGAATTCGTAGATGAGATCCTTAGGCTGTTAAATCTGGAAGAAAAAAGAGAGGCGATGCCCAACACTCTGTCCGGCGGACAGCAGCAGCGTGTGGCTATTGCCAGAGCCATTGCTTCAAAACCGGCCATCATTCTTGCGGATGAGCCCACGGGAAATCTAGATACGGCATCCGGGCATGATGTACTGGGGCTTTTGAGGTCAGTGGCAAGACAGTTCCAGCAAACCGTTGTGCTGATCACCCATGACCAGGATATCGCACAGCTTTCAGATCGGATCGTCCATATTGAGGATGGCAGGATCGTGAGAGGAAGTGGGAACTATGCTGGAAAATAA
- a CDS encoding ABC transporter permease, which translates to MLENNNHKIITKMAVSSLKGSRQKFAVMTAAVMLSVFMLFSVLTVGTTYFQMQRIQNIHMQGADYDGVLMGGFTERQKAYCQDHRDVLSAGISAYAGYAQKTDADDTLHTGLVWYDETSWSRQMKPAREKVRGYYPHRENELMVTKEALKDCGKEHLDVGDSFELTYADKKGTHTKTFLISGIWEGYGEQQMFGVSEAFYKKTGYQLSNMGVLQVKFKSKILSDREQKKFQEGLHLSGRQNFQFTGQMEKSIGVLAGMAGLVLITCLSAYLLIYNILYLSVSGNIRYYGLMRTVGMTSKQIYQYLQKQMLIVGAAGIGSGILLGLATSFLIIPHIVRTLGIRESSINISFHPSIFFVSIFIAAVTIYLGSLKPVKIAVSVSPVEALGYQVSTGKKSRRREGRGNLLWKMAREQFGRDKKKTGIAVFSLAASLSICLCLITIIDSHGARTIVSNYMDTDLVVRNDTAMKENGKEWKHIIKPSVVREVKENEGVKKLYTMLGTNIVVPWEPEFSDTWMRKFYEMWMYTSYKDDINDYKKHPEKYGSVMVGIGDDEFEYLNEGLEHPVDKRQFINGNTCIIYRSGLELDPGKTKRVKYRLPGQKTKDLQLKIAGFTDDDYYGGSMGKGPVVIVSSRFLKQQVKNPYIMKLNIRYRKEYDEKTEAQIKKSLEQGTASKDLYFDSKIENMKETRKAQGNMTGVGVGIAVILALIGLMNYVNTVFGNIQSRRVSLAVMESVGMTRKQVKVMLVREGVLYAASSILIAATAGLAATYLCYQSMNYMGIPFRVPWIPVLAAVLISVTACILIPLAAYRILEGEAAIAERIKGFE; encoded by the coding sequence ATGCTGGAAAATAATAATCATAAAATCATCACAAAAATGGCGGTGTCCTCTCTCAAAGGCAGCCGTCAGAAGTTTGCAGTAATGACTGCTGCGGTCATGCTCTCTGTTTTCATGCTGTTCAGTGTTCTGACCGTGGGAACCACCTATTTTCAAATGCAGAGGATACAAAACATTCATATGCAGGGAGCCGATTATGACGGAGTGCTGATGGGCGGATTTACAGAAAGGCAGAAGGCTTACTGCCAAGACCACCGGGATGTATTGTCAGCAGGGATCAGTGCATATGCGGGATATGCGCAAAAAACTGATGCGGATGACACTCTGCACACCGGACTGGTCTGGTACGATGAGACATCCTGGTCACGTCAGATGAAACCGGCCAGGGAAAAGGTACGGGGCTACTATCCGCATAGAGAAAATGAACTGATGGTCACCAAGGAGGCCTTAAAAGACTGCGGAAAGGAGCATTTGGATGTCGGGGATTCTTTTGAACTGACTTATGCGGACAAAAAGGGAACACATACAAAAACTTTTCTTATATCCGGTATCTGGGAAGGTTATGGGGAACAGCAGATGTTCGGTGTATCAGAAGCATTTTACAAGAAAACAGGATATCAGCTCAGTAACATGGGTGTGCTGCAGGTGAAGTTTAAGAGCAAGATCCTCTCTGATAGAGAACAGAAGAAGTTTCAGGAGGGACTTCATCTGAGCGGCCGCCAAAATTTTCAGTTTACGGGGCAAATGGAAAAGTCCATTGGAGTCCTGGCAGGCATGGCCGGGCTGGTGCTGATCACCTGTCTGAGTGCGTATCTGCTCATTTATAATATCTTGTATCTGTCTGTCTCAGGAAATATCCGTTATTACGGGCTTATGCGGACGGTGGGTATGACCTCAAAACAGATTTATCAGTATTTGCAGAAACAGATGCTGATTGTGGGTGCAGCAGGAATCGGAAGCGGGATTTTGCTCGGACTGGCGACCTCTTTTCTGATCATCCCTCATATTGTTAGGACCCTCGGTATCCGGGAAAGTTCCATCAATATTTCTTTCCATCCTTCCATTTTCTTTGTGAGCATTTTTATTGCGGCAGTCACGATATATTTGGGAAGCCTGAAGCCAGTGAAGATTGCAGTATCTGTCTCCCCTGTGGAGGCTCTGGGTTATCAGGTCTCAACAGGGAAAAAGAGCCGCCGCAGGGAGGGCAGAGGCAATCTTCTTTGGAAAATGGCAAGAGAGCAGTTTGGAAGGGATAAGAAAAAAACAGGAATTGCGGTTTTCTCCCTTGCAGCCAGTTTATCCATATGCCTTTGTCTGATTACGATCATTGACAGCCATGGGGCCAGAACGATTGTGTCCAATTATATGGACACAGATCTGGTGGTGAGAAATGACACGGCTATGAAGGAAAACGGGAAAGAATGGAAGCACATCATAAAGCCCTCAGTTGTAAGAGAGGTCAAAGAAAATGAAGGAGTGAAGAAACTTTACACCATGCTGGGAACAAATATCGTGGTGCCGTGGGAGCCGGAATTCTCTGATACATGGATGAGAAAATTTTATGAAATGTGGATGTATACGTCTTATAAAGATGATATCAATGACTATAAGAAGCACCCTGAAAAATACGGATCAGTGATGGTGGGTATCGGTGATGATGAATTTGAATACCTTAACGAAGGGTTGGAACATCCGGTAGATAAAAGACAATTTATCAACGGAAATACTTGTATCATCTATAGAAGCGGCCTGGAATTGGACCCAGGTAAGACAAAAAGAGTAAAATACCGCCTGCCGGGGCAGAAAACAAAAGATCTTCAGTTGAAGATCGCCGGATTTACGGACGATGATTATTATGGAGGATCTATGGGAAAAGGGCCGGTTGTCATCGTTAGCAGCCGTTTTCTAAAGCAGCAGGTAAAGAACCCTTATATCATGAAGTTAAATATCCGCTATCGGAAGGAATACGATGAAAAAACAGAGGCTCAGATCAAGAAAAGTCTGGAACAGGGAACTGCCTCAAAGGACCTTTATTTTGATTCTAAGATCGAAAACATGAAGGAAACCAGAAAAGCACAGGGAAATATGACCGGGGTAGGTGTGGGGATCGCCGTGATCCTTGCGCTGATCGGTCTGATGAACTACGTCAATACTGTTTTCGGAAACATCCAGAGCCGCCGGGTGTCACTGGCGGTCATGGAAAGCGTGGGAATGACCAGAAAGCAGGTGAAGGTTATGCTCGTGCGGGAAGGAGTGTTATATGCAGCATCCTCAATTCTGATCGCAGCCACGGCAGGGCTGGCTGCCACTTATCTGTGTTACCAGTCCATGAACTACATGGGCATACCGTTTAGGGTTCCGTGGATACCAGTACTGGCCGCTGTGCTGATATCTGTAACGGCATGTATTTTGATCCCTCTGGCAGCATATCGGATTCTGGAAGGGGAAGCAGCTATCGCAGAGAGAATCAAAGGTTTTGAATAA
- a CDS encoding BtrH N-terminal domain-containing protein, with protein sequence MNKTLAPIVGFRFRHHVYKTFERAMAKARAEIDSGFPVVLGTLDMFHLSYFEKFYHREHIPFHYVLMAGYDDGEQTVSLYDCGRREKLKLSYMDLRLAMDCSCPGLSRPNTVCTIRMESQKNKYQIAKEALAVKGDLFLNPPMPFLGYKGFERFIKELPQWKTDLCREDYDKILKNMVTFFGTVPMVPNVLRGIDLPDEVEFKGGFEKMGSMLSQMGEEYDRDDWNKAAVIFYEGADVMEQISGILIRYLSGQGDETEKLPEKFGHVLTKMKEGYRMAAEISS encoded by the coding sequence TTGAATAAAACTCTGGCGCCTATTGTTGGATTTCGATTTAGACATCATGTTTATAAGACATTTGAGCGTGCGATGGCAAAGGCAAGGGCAGAGATCGATTCCGGTTTTCCGGTCGTGCTCGGTACCCTGGATATGTTTCATTTATCCTATTTTGAGAAGTTCTATCACAGGGAGCATATCCCATTCCATTATGTGCTGATGGCCGGATATGATGACGGGGAGCAGACGGTTTCCTTATATGACTGTGGACGCAGAGAGAAATTAAAGTTATCCTATATGGATCTGCGTCTTGCCATGGACTGCAGCTGCCCTGGCCTGAGCCGGCCCAATACGGTCTGTACCATCCGGATGGAGTCTCAAAAGAATAAGTATCAGATCGCAAAGGAGGCGCTGGCTGTAAAAGGGGATCTTTTTTTAAATCCTCCGATGCCGTTTCTGGGATACAAAGGTTTTGAAAGGTTTATCAAGGAGCTTCCTCAGTGGAAAACAGACCTGTGCCGGGAGGATTATGATAAGATATTGAAGAATATGGTCACATTTTTTGGAACAGTGCCTATGGTGCCAAATGTGCTGAGAGGCATTGACCTGCCTGATGAAGTTGAATTTAAGGGCGGATTTGAAAAGATGGGAAGCATGCTTTCTCAAATGGGAGAAGAATACGACAGAGATGATTGGAATAAGGCCGCTGTCATTTTTTATGAGGGAGCGGATGTGATGGAACAGATCTCGGGTATTCTGATCCGTTACCTGTCCGGTCAAGGGGATGAAACAGAAAAGCTTCCTGAAAAGTTTGGGCATGTACTTACAAAAATGAAGGAAGGGTATCGTATGGCTGCAGAAATTTCTTCTTGA
- a CDS encoding TetR/AcrR family transcriptional regulator, with product MPPKAKITKQMILNTALDLTRETGFETVNARSIAGKLQCSTRPIFTCYENMDALKKDFLAFAYEYYEWYVEDYRNRVNISPCLVLPLSYIEFAREETHLFKLLFVNDMDLDMTEAKDFYKEADNEKRAEEFSEIIGIGLEKAKVIFLDLFLYTHGIAVLTATKKLTLDRKSAEKRVVNILSLFIREEIPGWDICN from the coding sequence ATGCCGCCGAAAGCAAAGATAACCAAGCAAATGATTTTGAACACTGCCCTGGATCTGACAAGGGAAACAGGTTTTGAAACTGTCAATGCCAGGAGTATCGCGGGTAAACTACAATGTTCTACCCGGCCGATTTTTACTTGTTATGAAAATATGGATGCATTAAAGAAAGATTTTCTCGCATTTGCATATGAATACTACGAGTGGTATGTGGAAGATTACCGCAATAGAGTCAATATCAGCCCCTGTTTAGTCCTGCCCCTCTCTTATATTGAATTTGCCCGGGAAGAAACACACTTATTTAAGCTGCTGTTTGTAAATGATATGGATTTGGATATGACAGAGGCAAAGGATTTTTATAAGGAGGCGGACAATGAAAAAAGGGCGGAAGAGTTTTCCGAAATTATTGGGATAGGGCTTGAAAAGGCAAAAGTAATATTTTTGGATTTGTTTCTCTATACCCACGGTATAGCAGTTTTGACAGCGACAAAAAAATTAACGCTGGACCGGAAGAGTGCTGAGAAAAGGGTAGTAAATATCTTGTCACTTTTTATACGGGAAGAAATACCAGGTTGGGATATATGCAATTGA
- a CDS encoding class I SAM-dependent methyltransferase, producing the protein MKTNQYLIDFYNQYDEDSRLVLRHGSVEFLTTMRYIKEYLRPGDRVLEVGAGTGRYSHALARQGYAVDAVELVEHNIDVFRQNTRSGEPVTITQGNAMDLSAFPDNEYDITLLLGPLYHLYTAKDKLQALSEAIRVTKPGGVIFAAYVISDGCLLDEGFQRGNISVTEYIKKGLLDPSTFAAKSEPKDLFELVRKEDIDELMTSFPVDRLHYVAADGCALFMREAIDAMDSSTFELYLKYHFSVCEREDLLGITSHAVDIFRKVS; encoded by the coding sequence ATGAAAACAAACCAGTATTTAATTGACTTTTACAATCAATACGACGAAGACAGCCGGCTGGTGTTAAGACACGGTTCCGTTGAGTTCCTTACTACAATGCGCTACATTAAGGAATATCTAAGACCAGGTGACCGTGTGCTGGAAGTTGGCGCGGGAACAGGTCGGTATTCCCATGCGCTGGCACGCCAAGGATATGCTGTCGATGCAGTGGAGTTAGTAGAGCATAATATTGACGTTTTCCGTCAGAATACACGATCCGGCGAGCCAGTCACCATAACCCAGGGTAATGCGATGGACTTGTCTGCTTTCCCTGACAATGAATATGACATTACGCTGTTGCTGGGGCCTCTGTACCATCTTTACACTGCGAAAGATAAACTACAGGCTTTAAGTGAGGCAATTCGCGTGACAAAGCCAGGAGGCGTGATCTTTGCTGCGTATGTCATCTCTGATGGCTGCCTCCTTGATGAAGGCTTCCAACGTGGGAATATCAGTGTCACAGAATATATCAAAAAGGGATTGCTGGATCCTTCCACGTTCGCGGCCAAGTCCGAGCCAAAGGATTTATTTGAATTGGTCCGTAAAGAAGACATCGATGAATTGATGACTTCGTTTCCCGTAGACAGACTGCATTATGTGGCGGCTGACGGCTGTGCCCTATTTATGCGGGAAGCCATAGATGCTATGGACAGCAGCACGTTTGAATTATATTTAAAGTATCATTTCTCTGTCTGTGAGCGGGAAGATTTATTAGGTATTACGAGTCATGCTGTTGACATCTTCAGAAAAGTATCCTAG
- a CDS encoding sporulation initiation factor Spo0A C-terminal domain-containing protein encodes MIGFKRVDTRSLIKEVARAHGISVAEVRKEMQQTIEDAKNNPDPEKQAEFQKYFGNSTPTPEEFIYVVTKKMKY; translated from the coding sequence ATGATTGGATTTAAAAGAGTAGATACAAGAAGTTTAATAAAAGAAGTCGCCCGCGCACATGGGATTTCTGTTGCCGAGGTCAGAAAAGAAATGCAGCAGACCATTGAGGACGCAAAAAATAACCCAGATCCGGAAAAACAGGCAGAGTTTCAAAAGTATTTTGGAAACAGCACGCCTACACCAGAAGAATTTATCTATGTGGTGACGAAGAAAATGAAGTATTAA
- a CDS encoding helix-turn-helix domain-containing protein has product MELDFKAIGKRIKIARIKQNLTQETVADKIGVTPQHVSNIETGNSSVSLTTLVAISNLLKVSADELLCDTILIAKPVFEREANELFSDCSEYEVRILVDVLKATKDSIRTVKLFETKIN; this is encoded by the coding sequence ATGGAGCTTGATTTTAAAGCCATAGGAAAAAGAATCAAGATCGCAAGAATCAAACAAAATTTGACGCAGGAAACCGTTGCCGATAAAATAGGTGTCACTCCACAGCACGTCAGTAATATAGAAACCGGAAATTCCAGCGTAAGTCTTACGACACTTGTCGCGATTTCTAATCTTTTGAAGGTGTCAGCTGATGAATTGCTGTGTGATACAATCCTAATTGCAAAACCAGTCTTTGAAAGAGAAGCGAATGAGCTGTTCAGCGATTGCAGTGAATATGAAGTACGTATTTTGGTAGATGTTCTGAAGGCAACAAAGGATTCTATAAGAACTGTAAAACTATTTGAAACCAAAATTAATTGA
- a CDS encoding PfkB family carbohydrate kinase, protein MNIKEIAQLAGVSASTVSKIVNQKDQSISSETRERVLKIVKEYNYTPYAAATVSPAKTWILGVLLRSSISLDSTLDGIMQTAQANGYSTLVYNSYSDMEQELKNITSLCKNNVDGIIWEPVTAESLSYTSHFQDMNIPMMTIGPNGGDHSHMIPYEEAAYRITQELINRRHRDIACILKEGRRTSAFLNGYKKCLFDNHRKLDKDLIFYDLDESLIHKVNSHSISAVISSHYREALKFHQLMNTLNYRIPEDISLISLKNDTMEDLAFPDISEISTYTMLNADFGSYLCNKMIAEIEKRTDDLHSFVQEFHLDNQTTVSVPFNLNAPKITVVGSINIDTYLNVPQLPHSGKTVSTSSSFIYPGGKGVNQSIGAAKLGHRVTLIGNVGSDLDSASIYKALKEYGVEPFGVKRCSQADTGKAFIFVESGGQSIISILPGANDILAPEDIRKRQRFFKNTGYCLIQSEIPLDTVAEACRIAHEYGAKTILKPSVYGQMPSEVLSGVDILIPNEDELNDLCPGSSTLQQKTAFLLECGIKIIIVTRGEKGCYVRTNELEKHFPAVSFPSVDNTGASDAFISALAAYLLYGYSLERAVRIATYAAGFCVSREGVVPALIDQRSLETFIKQKEDSLI, encoded by the coding sequence ATGAACATAAAAGAAATTGCACAGCTGGCAGGTGTCTCTGCTTCCACTGTTTCAAAAATCGTCAATCAAAAGGATCAAAGCATCAGCAGTGAGACTAGAGAAAGAGTTTTAAAGATCGTAAAAGAGTACAATTATACTCCTTATGCCGCTGCCACTGTAAGTCCTGCGAAGACATGGATCCTCGGTGTCCTGCTCCGTTCTTCCATTTCCCTGGATTCTACACTGGACGGGATCATGCAGACTGCCCAGGCCAATGGATACAGCACTCTTGTATATAACAGTTACTCCGATATGGAGCAGGAACTTAAAAATATAACTTCTTTGTGCAAGAACAATGTGGACGGCATTATCTGGGAGCCGGTGACCGCTGAAAGTCTTTCCTATACCTCCCATTTTCAGGATATGAACATTCCCATGATGACCATCGGACCCAACGGCGGTGATCATTCTCATATGATTCCATACGAAGAAGCTGCATACCGGATCACCCAGGAATTGATCAACCGACGCCACCGGGATATTGCTTGTATCCTGAAAGAAGGCCGCCGGACCTCCGCTTTCCTGAACGGATATAAAAAATGCCTGTTTGACAATCACAGAAAATTGGACAAGGATCTGATCTTTTATGATCTGGACGAGTCTCTGATACACAAAGTAAACTCCCACAGCATCAGTGCTGTTATATCATCTCATTACCGTGAGGCATTAAAGTTCCATCAGCTCATGAACACGCTGAACTATAGAATTCCGGAGGATATCTCACTCATCTCCCTGAAAAATGACACGATGGAGGATCTGGCTTTCCCTGATATTTCTGAGATCTCCACCTATACGATGCTGAATGCAGATTTTGGCTCCTATTTATGCAATAAGATGATCGCCGAAATTGAAAAACGGACAGATGACCTGCATTCTTTTGTCCAGGAGTTTCATCTGGACAATCAGACTACCGTCAGTGTGCCTTTTAACCTAAACGCTCCGAAGATCACCGTGGTGGGCAGTATCAATATCGATACTTACCTGAATGTACCGCAGCTGCCCCACAGCGGCAAGACGGTCAGCACTTCATCCTCCTTTATCTATCCCGGAGGAAAAGGCGTAAACCAGTCCATCGGCGCGGCAAAACTGGGACACCGTGTAACTCTGATTGGAAATGTAGGATCTGACCTGGACTCGGCCTCGATCTATAAAGCGCTCAAGGAGTACGGGGTAGAGCCTTTCGGCGTGAAAAGATGCAGCCAGGCTGATACAGGAAAAGCATTTATATTTGTGGAATCCGGCGGACAGTCCATCATCTCGATCCTGCCGGGCGCAAACGACATCCTGGCTCCAGAGGATATCAGGAAACGGCAGCGTTTCTTTAAAAATACAGGCTACTGCCTGATCCAATCAGAAATCCCACTGGATACGGTCGCTGAGGCCTGCCGGATTGCCCATGAATATGGGGCAAAGACTATCCTGAAGCCTTCCGTGTACGGACAGATGCCCAGTGAGGTGCTGTCCGGAGTAGATATCCTGATCCCAAATGAAGATGAATTGAATGACTTATGTCCGGGATCTTCTACCCTGCAGCAAAAAACCGCATTCCTGCTGGAATGCGGTATCAAAATCATCATCGTCACACGTGGTGAAAAGGGCTGCTATGTCCGGACAAACGAACTAGAAAAGCATTTCCCGGCGGTTTCCTTTCCGTCCGTAGATAATACTGGCGCCAGTGATGCCTTTATCAGCGCCCTGGCGGCCTATCTGCTTTATGGATATTCTCTGGAACGGGCAGTACGGATTGCCACTTACGCGGCAGGTTTCTGCGTCTCACGGGAAGGTGTCGTGCCTGCCCTAATCGATCAGAGGAGCCTTGAGACATTCATCAAACAAAAAGAAGATTCTTTGATCTGA
- a CDS encoding ECF transporter S component has translation MRKKKTTLAERVKAQFSTKSLVLIPIAVGINLTGGMLCSALKLPLFLDMIGTIVVACLSGVWVSALCGLLTNIFLALAANPVYLPYSVVSVLCAVVTGCMVRAGLFQKVWGAILTWLVCTLTNTVSASIITIFVYGGATGVTGTSVLTATLTVATKNIITAVLSTSMLENLVDKGITFLIAFVIMQKIPKRFLSQYAPDSGGDDWEDDED, from the coding sequence ATGAGAAAGAAAAAGACCACATTAGCAGAAAGGGTTAAGGCGCAATTTTCGACCAAGTCCTTAGTGCTGATCCCTATTGCAGTCGGGATCAACCTAACCGGCGGGATGCTGTGTTCTGCGCTAAAGCTGCCGCTGTTTCTGGATATGATCGGAACAATCGTCGTTGCATGTCTCTCCGGCGTATGGGTTTCTGCCTTGTGCGGACTGCTGACAAACATTTTTCTGGCACTGGCGGCCAATCCGGTCTATCTGCCGTATTCTGTCGTGAGCGTTCTATGTGCGGTGGTGACAGGATGCATGGTGAGAGCAGGGCTTTTCCAAAAGGTCTGGGGAGCCATACTGACATGGCTGGTCTGTACATTGACCAACACCGTTTCCGCATCTATTATTACGATCTTTGTATACGGCGGAGCAACCGGCGTAACCGGCACCTCTGTTTTAACGGCCACATTGACCGTAGCCACAAAAAATATCATAACGGCTGTTTTGTCTACGTCCATGCTTGAAAATCTTGTTGACAAAGGGATCACATTCCTGATCGCCTTTGTCATCATGCAAAAAATACCTAAGAGATTCCTGAGCCAGTACGCGCCGGACAGTGGCGGAGATGATTGGGAAGATGATGAGGACTAA